CACTGATGTTTCGGCCTATTGCTCTGAATAATCAGAATAGAATGTCGATCGGAAGATTTGCTGTTGTTCGATCGCCTCAAACAAAGCTTGAAAATTACCTTCACCAAACCCTTGCGCCTGCGACCGGCGTTGAATTATTTCAAAGAAAAAGGTGGGTTCATCAAAAATCGGCTGAGTAAAGATTTGCAATAAAGCTTGCCCTGCTTCATGATCTTGCACATCGATCAAAATCTCCGGCTCTGTCTCCAAGAACCTGACCCCTCTTTGTTTTAACCTGGACACGGTCTCAAAGATATTGTCAGTGTGCAAAGCAATATGCTGGATACCTGCGCCGCGATTGTAGTCTAGAAATTCCTGGATCTGGGAATTCTGAGTGGATGGCTCGTTGATTGGCATTTGAACTGATCGATCGCTATTTCCTAGCACCACGCTCCGCAAGGCCGATCGATCGGTGGCAATGTTAAACCGATCGCTAACCCGTAGCCCCAAATTCTGCTCATGCCAGTTCGCAGCCTGCCACATTTGACCAGATGGCACATTTAGCACCAGATGATCGATGCCAGTGAATAGAGGCTTAGAGAGCGATCGCGGTGATTTAGCTGGCAATGCTTGAATCGGGCGATCGGTTTGCTGAAGCTGATGATCAACAAAGCGATAGGTCAAGTCCCCCCAGCCCTTCAGCACATTATTTGCATCTTGTTGCGGCTCAGGCCAATTAATCGCTGCATGTGCTAGCTCAACGTAGCGATCGGTTAATTGAGACGCTTGCGCTTGCGGATCAATTTGGAAGGCAATTTCCGCAATCCCAGGGGGATGATCGCGCAAAAAATAACTGACCCGATCGCTGTCTAGCTCTAATTGAGGTTCTGATTGAGACTCTACTCGCAGTGGTGCCGAGAGCCAGAACTGAATCGAGCCATGTTGCAAAATCTCGGTGTGGCAATGATTTTGAATCGTGGCGATCGCTTTAAAATCTAAACAATCCTCAAACCATTTACGCCATCGCTGCACATCTTGCACAAAAAAATGAACATGGTCAATACCAATCAGATTTGGTGGAGAGGGCTTAATCCGTCGTGGATCGATTGAATTACCAATCATAGAGTTGTTAAGAAATTCAGGCTATTCAGGCTGGTTCCCATTACTCCTAATCTATACCAGGAGATTTCTAAACTTGTCGTGCGCCTATAGTTCTAATCTCGATCTTGACAAAAAAGGATGAATTCTGTGCAAATCCCCTTGAATCAGTGAAGTTGCCCTTTTGCAAAAGGGTGGCACACAAAATCCAAATCAATGTTTTTCACGAATTCAAGCTAGCAAATATTCATCTCAACATCTATTTGGGATCGCAAGCCCCCTTTGATCATCCATAGGCACCAACTTAGGTTATTTAAACTAAGCCACAATCAAGTCAGTTAATTTAGTTACGGATTTGAGCGCCTGATGGTTTTCCGGCAGCCGATCGCCCCGATTAATCCAGATTGCTTCCAGGTTCGCGGCGATCGCCCCAGCATAATCCTCGCTCAGGCTATCGCCAATGTGCCAGATTGCTTTGGGTTCTGGATTTGAGTTATTTACCAGGCTATTAGCGATCGCCCCATAATCAGGGTATTTACGCAGTGCTTGCTTAAACACACCCGGATCTGGTTTCGCTGCCCCAGCCTCGGTGGAAATAGTCACGCTACTAAAAAAATCTGCTAGCCCCAATGCCGCCAACACTGGATAGAGTCTGGTATCGAAATTAGAAACCACCCCCAATTTAATCCCCTGGGCTTGCCAATGCTCTAGGGCGGGCATGGTATCAGGATAGACTTGCCAGGGATCTGCCCCAGCAAAAAATTGGTAGAGGCGATCGAAAAATTTGGCAAAGTCGGTAAATTGCGAATAGATGCCAGCTTCGGTAAAAGTATCGATCGCCAGCTCAAACCACCATTGTTTTTCCAATGCCGGGATCTGGTTTGGTTCTGCCCCAGGGAAC
The sequence above is a segment of the Pseudanabaena sp. PCC 7367 genome. Coding sequences within it:
- a CDS encoding 4-hydroxyphenylpyruvate dioxygenase family protein yields the protein MIGNSIDPRRIKPSPPNLIGIDHVHFFVQDVQRWRKWFEDCLDFKAIATIQNHCHTEILQHGSIQFWLSAPLRVESQSEPQLELDSDRVSYFLRDHPPGIAEIAFQIDPQAQASQLTDRYVELAHAAINWPEPQQDANNVLKGWGDLTYRFVDHQLQQTDRPIQALPAKSPRSLSKPLFTGIDHLVLNVPSGQMWQAANWHEQNLGLRVSDRFNIATDRSALRSVVLGNSDRSVQMPINEPSTQNSQIQEFLDYNRGAGIQHIALHTDNIFETVSRLKQRGVRFLETEPEILIDVQDHEAGQALLQIFTQPIFDEPTFFFEIIQRRSQAQGFGEGNFQALFEAIEQQQIFRSTFYSDYSEQ
- a CDS encoding HAD-IA family hydrolase; the encoded protein is MRLEPIKEVEPSNQGDRSPVQSQPSIIFLDAVGTLFGVKGSVGQNYALVAGEFGVDAIAADLDRAFVKYFRAAPRMAFPGAEPNQIPALEKQWWFELAIDTFTEAGIYSQFTDFAKFFDRLYQFFAGADPWQVYPDTMPALEHWQAQGIKLGVVSNFDTRLYPVLAALGLADFFSSVTISTEAGAAKPDPGVFKQALRKYPDYGAIANSLVNNSNPEPKAIWHIGDSLSEDYAGAIAANLEAIWINRGDRLPENHQALKSVTKLTDLIVA